DNA sequence from the Marinilongibacter aquaticus genome:
CATAAAAACTTGTATTGTCGATGCCGTTGATCTCGCTATTAACCTTAGCGTCTTCAATTGCAGCCTCAACATACTCTACACCTACGACTTTTTTTGCTCTTTTAGCCACAAAATTGGCTATCGTACCCGTACCCGTATAGAGGTCATACACAATATCTTCAGGCTGAATATCAGCCATTTCTCTCGTAATCTTATACAATTCGTACGCCTGATCCGAATTCGTTTGATAAAAAGATTTTACTCCAATTCTGAAACGCAGCCCTTCCATCTCTTCCTCGATATAGGGCTTGCCATGGACACAAACGGGCTCCAAATCTTGGTAACTGTCGTTTCTTTTTTGATTGATGAAATAATTCACCGAATGCACCTTTGGAAACGCCTGCACAAAGGCTGAAAGGCAATCTTCAATCTTTTTCTTATCGTTTTCTGCAAATTGAACCACAACCATAATTTCGCCCGTACTGGCGGTGCGAATCATGATATTCCTGAAAAAACCTTCGTGCTTTACATGGTCGTAATAAGGCTCTGCCGATTTGTCGGCATAACTCTGAAAGAACAAACGAATGGCATTGGAAGGGTCGGCCTGAAGGTAACAATGGGCAATGGGCAAAACCTTCTCGAAACGCTTGGGAATATGAAAACCCAAGGCATTTTTATTCATCTCTTCTTCCGAACGAATCTCATCGGCGGTCAACCACCTCGAATTCGAAAAAGTGAATTCCAGTTTGTTTCGGTAATACTGCGTATTGGCGGAGCCGAGAATAGGCCTCTTCTCTCCCACTTCCAAACGCCCGAGACGTTCAAGCTGGTCGATCACCTGCTTTTCTTTTTGCTTCAATTGCGTTTCATACGGAATATGCTGCCATTTGCAACCGCCACAAACACCAAAATGACTGCAAAAAGGCTCGATACGCATAGGCGAAGGCTCGAGGCGTTCGAGCACGATGGCCTCGGAAAAAGACTTCCTTTTTCTGTTGATCTGCAATTTCACCACATCGCCGGGAGCAATATTGGGTGTCAAAATAAAAATCACCTCGCCCTCGTGTTTCGCAATACACTTCCCCTCAGCGGCAAAATCCTGCACCTCAATGCGATCTATTATCTTCCTTTTTCGAGCCATATGCAATAAAAAGTGCAAATATAGAAAAAGCTCTCGATCTACTGCATAAATGAGCGATTACTGGTGAAATGCCCTTGTGAATCCAAAAGCGAATTGAACTGAAATCAAAGAAGAACCCAATTTGGACTTCTCAATAAAGCAATTTTGGACTTTTCAGAAAACTCAAATTGGGCCATTGGGCGGAAATTTGCAGCAGAAATCAAAAACAAAATTCAGTATTATGAACAAGAAAGAAACAGTACTGGTGACAGGCGGAACGGGCTTTGTAGGCTTGCGGGTGATTTTGCAACTATTGGAAAAAGGCTACGCAGTTCGCACCACTGTCCGCAATACAAAAGGAATCGACCAAATAAAGGAAACATTAAAAGCCCATGGCCTCCTTTCAATGGATAAACTCTCTTTTATTGAAGCCGAACTCACACAAGACACCAATTGGGCAAAGGCCATGCAAGATTGTCAATATGTTTTAAGCATTGCTTCTCCAGTATTTTTCGACAAACCCAAGAGCGAAGAAGAGGCCATTCGGCCAGCGGTTGAAGGCATTTTGCGAATCTTGAAGTTTGCTGAGCAAACCGGGGTCAAGCGTGTGGTGATGACCTCGAATTTTGGAGCAGTTGGTTTTACACAAACAGATAAAACCAGGGAAACGACAGAAGAAGATTGGACGAATACCGAGGCCAAAGGACTTTCACTTTACGAAAAATCAAAAACATTGGCCGAAAAAGCCGCTTGGGAATACGTGAAAAACCAAAGCGGAAACTTGGAATTTGCCACAATAAACCCAGTTGCCATTTTGGGTCCATCCTTAAACAACCATGTATCCGGGAGCTTTATCTTATTGAAACTGTTGCTCAACGGCACCTTAAAAGCCATTCCCGACTTGCCGCTAAACATTGTAGACATCAGAGACGTGGCCGAATTGCACATTCTGGCCATGGAAAATCCGCAGGCTAAAGGACAGAGATTTATTGCCACGGCCGATGGGCAAACTTCCTTGCGAGAAATGGCCCAATTGATTCGCGACAAAAGGCCCGAAGTGGCCCAAAATGTAGCGGAAAGAAAATTGCCCGTTTGGATACTGAAAATCGCTTCGCTTTTCAACCATCAAGCGGAAGAAAGCCTATTCATGTCGAAAATGAACCGAAACGTGAGCAACAGCAAAGCCAAAGAAATCTTGGGCTGGAAACCCATTGCGTCTCAGGAAGAGACCATTTTGGCCGCAGTAGACACGATGATTGCACACAATTTGATCAAAGCATAATTGGAAGCATGAAGACAAGAATAATCAGTGCAGTACTGCTTTTGCTTACGGTTTATTTTGGCACGAGTCATGGAGCAAGAGCTTTTCAACGCCCGTCCGCCGAATATTTGAAAATGATGCAGGCAATTGGCCTTAACGAAACAATGCGAATTTTAATCGGCATTTGGGCCATCGGCTCGGCCGTTCTCATCCTGTTTCCAAAAACCTTTTTCTTGGGGAATGTGGCCCGTGCGATTCTCCTACTCCTCATGATGGCCTTGGCTTTGGCCAGCGGAAATTATAAATTTGCTATGATTGAAATACCCTTTCTCGCCATGCCGCTCATCTTGATTTATTTGGGACATCCCTTCAAGAATGGCTTTTAAAACGCTTATCCAATGCGAACCATTACCGACGACATTCGAACAAATATTCTGCAAGAGCAATACATACCCGACCACCTCTTTATATATGTGCTGAAAGGAGCCATTCGAGTGTTTGACGGCAACAAAAGCCTTTCCTATCAAGCCGGAGATGCTTGCATTGCCCGAAAAAACAGATTGGCCAAATATGAGCTTTTGCCCAGCAAAGAACCCTTTGAGCCCATTTTATTCTGTTTTGACGAACCTTTTCTGCTCGAATTTCGGGAAAAGCACGCGATCAAAGCCGAACCCGTTGCGTCAAAAGAAACCTTTCTCGAGGTTAAGAAATCATCCTTGATCGATAGTTTTATCCAATCCATTAAACCCTATTACAAGGGGGCCATGGAATTGGACGAAGCTTTCGAGGATTTGAAATACGAGGAGTTGCTAATCATTCTTCTCAAAAATCGCCCCGAACTGACCAACCTCCTTTTCGATTTCAGAAAACCGGGAAAAATCGACCTCGAAGACTTTATGGTACAGCACTATAAATTCAATGTCAGTGTTTCTCGCTTTGCTTATCTTACGGGTCGTAGCCTCTCTGCATTTAAAAGAGATTTCAAAGCCATTTTCAACGAAACTCCAAGCCGATGGTTGGTCGAAAGGCGTTTGCAGGAAGCCTATTTTTTAATGGATAAGAAAGCTCAAAAACCTTCGGATATTTATACAGACCTCGGTTTTGAAAGTCTGTCGCACTTTTCCACGTCCTTCAAAAAGGCCTACGGATATACCCCCTCAATTTTGGCGTCAAAACCGAATAAGAACCCGAATCCTTAAAAAGGATAAAGTTAAAACAGCCCTTATGGAGCGGTTCATATTATTTTTTCTTAACCAAATGAAAAATAAATATTCATTTTGGGTCGAAGAACGCCATTTGTGATTTTAGAGATTCGGCCCTCAAAAGAGCCTATAAATGAAGCTGAAAGCCTATAAAACAAAAAGGATGCGAAAATCGCATCCTTTTCTTTGTGAACGATATGGTACAAAACTCGAACCAATTAATAGAGGATTTAAAGCTTTTAGCTGATATATTGGCTGCTTGAAAAAAATTCAAATCACTTATTTATCAATGGTTAGACAGATCGTTTTGGGGCAATTGCATCTTTATTGCCCCTTTAGAGGTGATTTTGCCCCTTTAT
Encoded proteins:
- the rlmD gene encoding 23S rRNA (uracil(1939)-C(5))-methyltransferase RlmD — protein: MARKRKIIDRIEVQDFAAEGKCIAKHEGEVIFILTPNIAPGDVVKLQINRKRKSFSEAIVLERLEPSPMRIEPFCSHFGVCGGCKWQHIPYETQLKQKEKQVIDQLERLGRLEVGEKRPILGSANTQYYRNKLEFTFSNSRWLTADEIRSEEEMNKNALGFHIPKRFEKVLPIAHCYLQADPSNAIRLFFQSYADKSAEPYYDHVKHEGFFRNIMIRTASTGEIMVVVQFAENDKKKIEDCLSAFVQAFPKVHSVNYFINQKRNDSYQDLEPVCVHGKPYIEEEMEGLRFRIGVKSFYQTNSDQAYELYKITREMADIQPEDIVYDLYTGTGTIANFVAKRAKKVVGVEYVEAAIEDAKVNSEINGIDNTSFYAGNMKDVLNEAFLEKEGRPDIVITDPPRAGMDKEVVEMLLKIRAKRIVYVSCNAATQARDIKLMSDYYRVSSVRPVDMFPHTHHVENVALLELN
- a CDS encoding SDR family oxidoreductase; amino-acid sequence: MNKKETVLVTGGTGFVGLRVILQLLEKGYAVRTTVRNTKGIDQIKETLKAHGLLSMDKLSFIEAELTQDTNWAKAMQDCQYVLSIASPVFFDKPKSEEEAIRPAVEGILRILKFAEQTGVKRVVMTSNFGAVGFTQTDKTRETTEEDWTNTEAKGLSLYEKSKTLAEKAAWEYVKNQSGNLEFATINPVAILGPSLNNHVSGSFILLKLLLNGTLKAIPDLPLNIVDIRDVAELHILAMENPQAKGQRFIATADGQTSLREMAQLIRDKRPEVAQNVAERKLPVWILKIASLFNHQAEESLFMSKMNRNVSNSKAKEILGWKPIASQEETILAAVDTMIAHNLIKA
- a CDS encoding helix-turn-helix domain-containing protein translates to MRTITDDIRTNILQEQYIPDHLFIYVLKGAIRVFDGNKSLSYQAGDACIARKNRLAKYELLPSKEPFEPILFCFDEPFLLEFREKHAIKAEPVASKETFLEVKKSSLIDSFIQSIKPYYKGAMELDEAFEDLKYEELLIILLKNRPELTNLLFDFRKPGKIDLEDFMVQHYKFNVSVSRFAYLTGRSLSAFKRDFKAIFNETPSRWLVERRLQEAYFLMDKKAQKPSDIYTDLGFESLSHFSTSFKKAYGYTPSILASKPNKNPNP